TATATTGTGTGTGGCGTTACCCAGGATCGATTCCGGACGCTCGGCACCCGCCCGGCTGATCGACGTGTCTGAACTGCGACGAGAGACGAGATCGCGTTGGCGTCGGAGCGTTGACCGGGGGTGGCGCTGACGTGGCTGCGACGTTCTACGCGCTGGCCGTGCTGGCGACGCTGGCCGGGATCGGGATGGCCTGGGCGCTGGGGGCAAACAGCAACTCCCCGCCGTTCGCCCCGGCGATCGGTGCCAGCGCCATTTCGACGATGCGCGCGGCGTTCGTCATCGGGATTCTCGCGGCCCTCGGCGCGGTCGCGCAGGGTGGCGCGATCTCCGAGACCGTCGGGACGGACCTGATAAACGGCGTCTCGATCACGCCGCTGGCCGCGACTGCGGGACTGCTGACCGCGGCGGGGTTCATGGGTTTCGGCGTTTATACCGGCTATCCCGTGCCGGCGGCGTTCGCCACGACCGGCGCGATGGTCGGCGTCGGACTGTCGCTCGGCGGCGATCCGGCCGTCGAGACCTACCGGCAACTCGGCCGGTTCTGGCTGCTCGTCCCGCCGGTCTCGGGCGGGATCGCCTACGCGACCGCCACCCTGCTCCGGCGGGACGACATCCCGGAGACGGTCGGCGTCCCGTTGCTGGCGGCCGTCGTCGCCGCTATCGTCGCGAACATTCAGCTCGGAGTCGTTCCGTCCCCGCCCGGCGCTGACCAGAACTCGATCGCCGGATTCGTCTCGATGGTCGTGGCGTTGCCGACAGTCGGCGGCGTCGGTCCAGTGCAGGTCCTTGTGACGATCGCGTTCGCAGTGCTCGGGTTCGTCGCGATCCGCCGTCGGACCCAGCGGTCCGTCGAGAAGGGGATCCGGACGTTTCTGGTCGTGCTGGGCAGCATCGTCGCCTTCTCCAGCGGCGGCAGTCAGGTCGGCCTCGCGACCGGCCCGCTACAGGCACTGTTCGTTGACGATCTCGGTCTGCCGGTGATCGTCCTGCTGTCGATCGGTGCCGTCGGGATCCTCGCCGGCGCGTGGATGGGTGCCCCGCGTCTGTTGCAGGCGACCTCGCGGGAGTATGCACAGCTCGGTGTCAGGCGATCGATCGCCGCGCTCGTCCCCGGCTTCGTCATCGCACAGACCGCGATCGCGCTGGGGATCCCGATCTCGTTCAACAACATCATCATCTCGGGCGTGATCGGGGGCGGACTCGCCGCCGGGTCCGCGGGCGTCTCCCGGCGGAAGATCGGCGTCACCGTCCTCTTCTGGATTCTCACGCTCGGGACGTCGGTGGCCGTCGGATACGGCATCTACACCGTCTTTTCGACGGTGCTCGGCGTTCAGTGATCGGTTCCGGCCGCACCGTAACGCGACCCCGACGCTGTTTCCGGCCGTATCGGTCACTTCGTCACCCGGGTGAGAACGCTCCCAAGCGTGAGATAGATCGGTCGCAGCAGGTAGTTGAACAGCCCGAGCAGGCCGACGACCGCACCCAGCGTCTGCAACTCGGCCGGCGTCACGCCGGCGAACGCGACGAGCACGAGCGCGGCGACCGCCGCCCCGACCCAGACGGTTTCGAAGTGCAACTGCAGCCACGGTACCGGCGCGAGCGTGCGGATCGCCTCGCGAGCGAGAAACGCCAGCACGGTCAGACCGACCGCAACGACCGCGAGCGCCAGCGACGCGCCGAAGCCGGCGAACGCGGGCGCGAGCAGCACGGCGGCGGCGACAAGCGCGATCGCGGTGGTCGCGCCGGTCACGCGCTCGATTCGGTCGTGCATGCCGGGGTCTTGTTCGGACGGGGCGAAACACGTTTCGGTCCGCGCCGTCCGTTCGAGCCGCCTCAGTCACGAGTGAAACGACGCGACGATCAGTCGTCGGCGGGTATCGCGCTCGAGGTCGCGCCGTAATCGGATCCGGCGCTAACTTTCTCGACGTTGTCGACGACGTACTTCACCACGAGGAACGAGAACAGGTACTTCGCGACGATGTCGAAGGCGCTGTAGCCCCAGGAGGTGAGCCCGACCGACTCGATGACCGCCAGTCCCTCGTTGCCGAGCGCCCACCAGATCGTGTACCCGAACCACAGCACGACCGTCAGTATCTTCAGGGTGTTGAAAATGTCTGCCGTGCCGGCCTGTCTGGCGTCCTCGGGCCACTCGAACAGCAGGATGTAGACGACCACGAGGAAGAACGTGACGCTGATCCCGTACCAGGCCCACCGCATCGGGTAGGAGGACGTGGTCAGCGCGGCGGCCAGCCCGGTGATCATGATGCCGATGTCGAAGACGATCGCCGTGAAGATCTTCGTGAGGTTCGACCCGGCGATCAGGCCGAGCGCGAGCAGGATGAACGGCGTCGAGAACGCCCACGTCAGGTACCGACCCCAGAGGCTGACCGTGCCATCGACTTCTTCTCCACTGTGGGCCAGCTCTGTCGTCGTCTCGTACATCGCGTGGCCCTCCGGCATCTCAAGGATTCCGATCGTCAGTCCCGACGCGAGTCCGGTGTAGCTGGCGATCGAAACGGCCGACACCCCCATCACGGAGACGACGATCAGTTTGGCGCGCGGATCAGTCAGGCTGCGCGCCATATACACGAACAACAGCAACGTCAGCCCCGCGAGCGCGATGTTGACGTAGATCGAACTCCCGAGGAGGGGGTCGTTGAGTACGTGTTTGAACATGTCCTGTTGGGATACCTGCGCGACGACGGTCGCGGTAGTTTGTGACATGACTACATTGTAGTTACCACCGTATCGTCCCTATATCCTGTACCAAACTGGTTTGGGAACCGACCAGTCACGGGAGCAGAGCGACGCAACGGTTCGGCTCGGTCTGTCGGAGGCTCGTCTCGGCGTTCGTTCGTTATCTGTCGGCCGTACCACTGCCTCGAAACGGGCGTGTCGACGATTCCGCAACTACTTTGCGCGCTGGACACGCGCTCACGAATATGCAACTCGCCGGTATGGCATCCAATCGCGGCCGCAACCTGCTGAACATCGCCGACCGCGCTCCGGGTGGGGTGGAGTTCGCCGTCGTCCTCTCGAACGACCCCGACGCGCCGGTCCTCGAACAGGCCCGAGAACGCGGTATTCCGACCGAAGTCGTCCCGAAAGACGGGGACGAAACCCGCCGCGAACACGAATTGCGGGTCGAAGAAGCCCTCGAAGCGTACGAGTTCGACCTCGTTACCATGGACGGGTACATGCGGATCCTCACCGAGGCGTTCGTCGAGGGCCAGCCGACGATCCTCAACGTCCATCCGTCGCTGCTGCCCGCGTTCCCGGGGATGGACGCCCACGAGCAGGTCCTGGAGGCGGGCGTGAGACAGACCGGCTGTACCGTCCACGTCGTCGACGAGACCGTCGACGGCGGGCCGATCGTCACCCAGGAACCGGTTCCCGTCTTCGAGGGCGACGACGTTGATGACCTCAAAGAGCGCGTCCTCTCTCGGGGCGAGTTTAGAGCCTACCCGCGTGCAGTGCGGTGGTTCGCCGAGGACCGCGTGACCGTCGACCGCGAGGCCGGCACGGTCAGCGTCGAGGGCGACGAGGAGGGGACGTTTCCGGCTCGCCGGGTCAGTAGCGAGGACCGCGCCGCCGACCTGCGCTACGGGGAGAACCCCCATCAGGACGCCGCGCTGTATGCCGACCCGACCTGCGAGGAGGCCAGTGTCGTCCACGCGCCGCAACGCAACGAGGGCGCGAAGGGCATGGGATACAACAATTACAACGACGCCGACGCCGCGCTGAACATCGTCAAGGAGTTCGACGAGCCCGCGTGTGCGGTCATCAAGCACACTAACCCCGCCGGTGCGGCGGTCGCGGATTCGATCAGCGAGGCGTACGCCGACGCGCTCTCGACGGATCCCAAGAGCACGTTCGGCGGGATCGTCGCTCTCAATCGCGAGTGTGACGCCGCAACGGCGGAACAGATCGTCGAGTCGTTCAAGGAGGTCGTCGTCGCGCCGGGTTACACCGACGACGCGCTGGAAACGCTCTTCGAGAAGGACAACCTCCGGGTGCTGGACGTGAGCGACCGGTTCGAGACCACGGAGACGCTGACCGAGAAGAATCTGGTCGGCGGGCGACTCGTTCAGGAGCGCGACCTGCAGTCGCTGTCCCCCGACGATCTGGAGGTCGTCACCGACCGGGTTCCGACCGACGAGCAGATCGAGTCGATGCTGTTCGCCTGGCAGACGATCAAGCATGTCAAGTCCAACGCGATCCTCTTCGCGAAAGGCACAGAGACCGTCGGCGTCGGGGCCGGACAGGTCTCGCGGGTCGACGCCGTCGAAATCGCCAAGATGAAAGCCGAAAGCGATGCCGAGGGCAAGGACGCCGAGGGTGCGGTGATGGCCTCAGACGCCTTCTTCCCGTTCCCGGACGGGATCGAGGCCGCCGCAGAGGCCGGCATCGAGGCGGTCATCCAGCCCGGCGGCTCGGTCAACGACGACGACGTCATCGAGACGGCCGACGAACTCGGGATGACGATGGTCATGACCGGGACGCGGTGCTTTAGGCACGATTGAGGCTCGGCTACTGACCGGACGAAGCAAACGTTGAAAAGGGGGACGACGTAACGAGTGGGACATGACGGATACAGACCAGCAGCGCCGGATCCACGACCTGGAGGCGACGCTTCGGGTCGGTAAGGGCGGTGTCGACTCGGTCGCCGACGAACTGGCGTCGCAACTCGAGACGAGCGACCTCGTGAAAGTCAAGTTCCTGCGGTCGGCCCGCGGCGGCACGACCAGCGAGCAACTGGCCGAGGAACTCGCCGAACGCACGAACGCCGAGGTCGTCCAGACCCGGGGCCACACGGCCGTATTCCAGCGATGATCCCGCTGCAGGTCGTCTCCGAGTTCCTGATCGACGCCGGTCTCGAGGCGTCGATAGCCAACCCGCTGGGATCGCTGCTCACGTTCGTCCTCGTGTTCGCCGTGCTGTACTGGGGCGGCAAGGCGGTCGTGTTACCGATGGTGAGTCGCGTCCTCCGCAAGCGGGGACTGGACGAACACGCCCGGACGCCGATCCGGAAGATGGTCGCGATCCTCGTGCTTTTCGCCGCGATCGCCGTCGCGTTCGGGATGGCCGGCTACGGCAACTTCCTGACGTCACTGGCGACTATCGCCGCCGCCGCGACGCTGGCGATCGGGTTCGCCATGCAGGACGTCATCGCGAACTTCGTCGCCGGCGTGTTCATCTACACCGACAAGCCGTTCCGCATCG
This window of the Halapricum desulfuricans genome carries:
- a CDS encoding bacteriorhodopsin; the protein is MSQTTATVVAQVSQQDMFKHVLNDPLLGSSIYVNIALAGLTLLLFVYMARSLTDPRAKLIVVSVMGVSAVSIASYTGLASGLTIGILEMPEGHAMYETTTELAHSGEEVDGTVSLWGRYLTWAFSTPFILLALGLIAGSNLTKIFTAIVFDIGIMITGLAAALTTSSYPMRWAWYGISVTFFLVVVYILLFEWPEDARQAGTADIFNTLKILTVVLWFGYTIWWALGNEGLAVIESVGLTSWGYSAFDIVAKYLFSFLVVKYVVDNVEKVSAGSDYGATSSAIPADD
- a CDS encoding YhbY family RNA-binding protein; translated protein: MTDTDQQRRIHDLEATLRVGKGGVDSVADELASQLETSDLVKVKFLRSARGGTTSEQLAEELAERTNAEVVQTRGHTAVFQR
- a CDS encoding inorganic phosphate transporter, whose amino-acid sequence is MAWALGANSNSPPFAPAIGASAISTMRAAFVIGILAALGAVAQGGAISETVGTDLINGVSITPLAATAGLLTAAGFMGFGVYTGYPVPAAFATTGAMVGVGLSLGGDPAVETYRQLGRFWLLVPPVSGGIAYATATLLRRDDIPETVGVPLLAAVVAAIVANIQLGVVPSPPGADQNSIAGFVSMVVALPTVGGVGPVQVLVTIAFAVLGFVAIRRRTQRSVEKGIRTFLVVLGSIVAFSSGGSQVGLATGPLQALFVDDLGLPVIVLLSIGAVGILAGAWMGAPRLLQATSREYAQLGVRRSIAALVPGFVIAQTAIALGIPISFNNIIISGVIGGGLAAGSAGVSRRKIGVTVLFWILTLGTSVAVGYGIYTVFSTVLGVQ
- the purH gene encoding bifunctional phosphoribosylaminoimidazolecarboxamide formyltransferase/IMP cyclohydrolase; its protein translation is MQLAGMASNRGRNLLNIADRAPGGVEFAVVLSNDPDAPVLEQARERGIPTEVVPKDGDETRREHELRVEEALEAYEFDLVTMDGYMRILTEAFVEGQPTILNVHPSLLPAFPGMDAHEQVLEAGVRQTGCTVHVVDETVDGGPIVTQEPVPVFEGDDVDDLKERVLSRGEFRAYPRAVRWFAEDRVTVDREAGTVSVEGDEEGTFPARRVSSEDRAADLRYGENPHQDAALYADPTCEEASVVHAPQRNEGAKGMGYNNYNDADAALNIVKEFDEPACAVIKHTNPAGAAVADSISEAYADALSTDPKSTFGGIVALNRECDAATAEQIVESFKEVVVAPGYTDDALETLFEKDNLRVLDVSDRFETTETLTEKNLVGGRLVQERDLQSLSPDDLEVVTDRVPTDEQIESMLFAWQTIKHVKSNAILFAKGTETVGVGAGQVSRVDAVEIAKMKAESDAEGKDAEGAVMASDAFFPFPDGIEAAAEAGIEAVIQPGGSVNDDDVIETADELGMTMVMTGTRCFRHD